The following are encoded together in the Ovis canadensis isolate MfBH-ARS-UI-01 breed Bighorn chromosome 2, ARS-UI_OviCan_v2, whole genome shotgun sequence genome:
- the NUDT2 gene encoding bis(5'-nucleosyl)-tetraphosphatase [asymmetrical] — translation MALRACGLIIFRRRLIPKVDNTAIEFLLLQASDGIHHWTPPKGHVEPGESDLETALRETQEEAGIEAGQLTIIEGFRRELSYVAREKPKIVIYWLAEVKDCDVEVRLSHEHQAYRWLELEDACQLAQFEEMKAALQEGHQFLCSRAT, via the exons ATGGCCCTGAGAGCATGTGGCTTGATCATCTTCCGAAGACGCCTCATCCCCAAGGTGGACAACACTGCCATTGAGTTTCTCCTGCTACAGGCATCAGATGGCATTCATCACTGGACTCCTCCCAAAG GCCATGTGGAACCAGGAGAAAGTGACTTGGAAACAGCCCTTCGGGAGACCCAGGAGGAAGCAGGCATAGAAGCAGGCCAGCTGACCATCATTGAGGGCTTCAGAAGGGAGCTCAGTTACGTGGCTAGAGAGAAGCCTAAAATCGTCATCTACTGGCTGGCGGAGGTAAAGGACTGCGATGTGGAGGTCCGCCTCTCCCACGAGCACCAGGCCTACCGCTGGCTGGAGCTGGAGGATGCCTGCCAGTTGGCTCAGTTTGAGGAGATGAAGGCAGCACTCCAAGAAGGACACCAGTTTCTCTGCTCCAGAGCGACCTGA